CGGCAATAACTTCCAACTTAGGGAATGTTGCTTTTACTTTTTTCACCATCTCAATAACACCTTTTGAGTGTCCGTGAGCAGTATCAATAGTAATTACGTCTACTCCGGAATTTACCAAAGCAGTTACACGCTCAAGAGTATCATGAGTAACACCAACAGCTGCACCAACGCGCAAACGACCATGCTCGTCTTTACAAGCAATTGGATAAGCTTTAAATTTCTGAATATCTTTAAAAGTAATTAGGCCGGCTAGTGTTCCATCGGCTTTAACTACTGGCAATTTTTCAATTTTATATTTTTGAAGAATTTCTTCAGCCTTTAGCAAATCTGTTCCCTCAGGTGCGGTAATGAGGTTTTGCGTAGTCATTACTTCACTTACAGAAAGGGTAACATCCTTTTGGAAACGCAAATCTCGGTTTGTTAAAATACCTACCAGTTTAGTACTGCCATTAACAATAGGAATACCGCCAATTTTATTTTCCTTCATTAAACGCAGTGCATCACTCAGCTTAGCATCTTCTGTTAAAGTAACAGGATCCTGGATCATACCGCTTTCAGAACGCTTTACTTTACGAACAGCTGCCGCTTGTTTTTCAATGCTCATATTTTTATGAATCATTCCTAAACCACCTGCCTGAGCAATGGCAATAGCCAAATCAGCATCGGTAACAGTGTCCATCGCTGCTGAAATAATAGGAACATTTATTTTGATATTGCGCGTTAACTGTGATTGGGTATTAACTTCACGAGGTAAAACTTCTGAATAAGCCGGAATCAACAACACATCGTCGTAAGTAAGGCCTTCGAGAACAAATTTTGACGGATCTAAATGCATGGCAAATAATTTTAGGAGTTATTATTTGCGGGGCAAAGGTAACAATACTTTCCTAAAATAGCAAATACATTCTAAAAAAGCCTTTTCTCTCGTTTAAATCATCAAATTATTGCAATTATTACAAAGTTGACAACAGTTTTATATATGCCTGATATTCGTTAACTTGTAGTGAATGTTATACTATAAGTTACCCATATCATGAAAAAGTTTCTTTTACTGGCAGTTGTAATCATGCTAAGTCTGCCGGCTTTTTCTCAAAAAAATAGTCAGGATTCAATTCCCCCATTAGGACTACCCGGAGACAACTTAGATCTTTATGCCGTTTTAGATTTGTTTCAAAAGTCAAAAACGATTGAAGGCTTTGAAAAATCGTTAAATGATGAGAAAACAAAGATCAACAACCTCGATTTAAACCTGGATAAAAAAATTGATTTTATCAAAGTGGTCACTAAACAAAAAGATGAGTCGTATTCATTTATTCTTCAAGTTGACGTTACCAAATCAGAAACACAGGATGTTGCGGTCATTTTATTAGACAGAGATAAAAATAAAAAAGTCAGCTTGCAGATTGTTGGCGACGAAGAATTATACGGTAAGGATTACGTTATTGAACCCAAAGGCAATTCGTCAATTACCGCTAATCCCGGATATACCGGAGAAAACCCTGTTACTGAAAATGTTCCGGCAACAACTGTAGTTGTTCAATCTGCACCAATCGTGCAGTATGTGTATTCGCCCGCTTATGTTCCTTATTATCCACCGTATTATTACGGATATTATCCACCTTGGTTCGGATTTGCAACAGTTATGGCAGTTGGTATATATCGTAGTAATCATTATTACTATCATCATGGTTATTATGGAGGGCATTATAGTCATAATACTGTAGTTATTAACAATAGGAACAATTTCAATAATTACAATAACAATAAGATGAGGTCAACTACCGTGTCAAACAATATGGCCAGAGGCAATTATGGTAATGGATCATCAAATCGGCGAGGAAGTGGAGCTTCCGCAACTACACGTCCGTCCAATACACCATCAAATAAAGCTGGTAACAAAGCTGGAAATAATGCTTCAGTTTCGAACCGGCAATCTCCATCGGTTTCGAATCGTCAATCTCCATCGACTTCAACCCGGCAGTCACCCAGCTATACTTCTCCATCATCCAGGTCCGGTTCGGGAGGCGGCGGTCGTTCAATGGGAGGCGGCCGATCAGGCGGTGGCATGAGAGGAGGTGGTGGCGGAAGAATACGGTAATAACATCAAATAGCTTTATAAGTGAAGAGGCTTTCCGAATGTCGTTCGAAAAGCCTCTTAAAATATATAATATCCTTTTTATTTGACAGACATACCATCCGAAGCACTCATGTCCCTTACTGCAACGTATTTACCATTTCTTTTCTCAAACAGAGTTATGTAATTTCCTGTATTGACCGGAGTACTGATAGAATCGACAACTTTAAAAGCACCAATTTCTACAACCAGATTTCCATCATTTGATACAAAAACTTCTTTAGTAGTAAATGAAATTTTGTTTGTTTTTGAAGTTACGTCGGACAGTAAAAAAGCTATAATTGCATCTTTCCCTACCAGTGGTTCCCTATTCTGAAAAAAGCTTGTCGCATCTTCTGCGTAATAACCAATATTTTTTAACACCCCGCTATTATAAGTTTCAGCAAATTCATCTTCCTTAGCCTGAATTTCTTTTTTGATTTGTTCTTTATCAATCACCACAGCTGCCGGTTCTTCTTTTTTTTCGTTACAGGCGAACATTAGACTTATTAAACATCCTATTACAATCATGTTTTTCATAACTAATACCTTATTTAACTAATTGAATATTAAACCCATCAGCTTAAAAGTAATAAAAAAACCTGTATCATTTGATAAAAACAATGACTAAAAATTTAAGAAAAATGCAGAAATTGTTTAATCAAGGTGATCGTTCCTGAAATAAGTTGACGTTTTTTCCAGTTTCATAAGAGGCTGGAATTTTCTCTTTAGACACAGTTTGACGTTTCAACTGCAGTGAAAAGGCAAACCTGAAATGTGGGTTTGCCTTTTGATATGCTCTATATTTCTCAGTCAAAAATCCATTTCAATTTACTTCTTCCCTACTACAACTTCATAAAAATCGCCTGTAAAGTACTCATTGG
Above is a window of Solitalea lacus DNA encoding:
- the guaB gene encoding IMP dehydrogenase yields the protein MHLDPSKFVLEGLTYDDVLLIPAYSEVLPREVNTQSQLTRNIKINVPIISAAMDTVTDADLAIAIAQAGGLGMIHKNMSIEKQAAAVRKVKRSESGMIQDPVTLTEDAKLSDALRLMKENKIGGIPIVNGSTKLVGILTNRDLRFQKDVTLSVSEVMTTQNLITAPEGTDLLKAEEILQKYKIEKLPVVKADGTLAGLITFKDIQKFKAYPIACKDEHGRLRVGAAVGVTHDTLERVTALVNSGVDVITIDTAHGHSKGVIEMVKKVKATFPKLEVIAGNIATADAALALADAGVDGVKVGIGPGSICTTRIIAGVGVPQLTAVFEVAKVLKGTGIPVIADGGIKQTGDIVKAIAAGASSIMAGSLFAGVEESPGETIIFEGRKFKSYRGMGSVEAMEQGSKDRYFQDVEDDIKKLVPEGIVGRVPYKGTLAEVMYQYIGGLKAGMGYCGARTIEDLQEAKFVRITAAGMRESHPHDVTVTKEAPNYSTKS
- a CDS encoding YybH family protein: MKNMIVIGCLISLMFACNEKKEEPAAVVIDKEQIKKEIQAKEDEFAETYNSGVLKNIGYYAEDATSFFQNREPLVGKDAIIAFLLSDVTSKTNKISFTTKEVFVSNDGNLVVEIGAFKVVDSISTPVNTGNYITLFEKRNGKYVAVRDMSASDGMSVK